A stretch of the Thunnus thynnus chromosome 7, fThuThy2.1, whole genome shotgun sequence genome encodes the following:
- the gpr171 gene encoding G-protein coupled receptor 171 isoform X1 encodes MTPPPPPLANSSAAGAEEGKQCIVNDQMAPFTVLYILIFIISLPGNLLSVWAFIRSPRAKQQSSSVYLVNLLVADLLLLLALPFKILKDLGAAPWSLMVFHCQASAVTIYISLYASIAFLAFIITDRYLQDSNTLRSLRLQEVGFARLLSLVVWVLLLLLMVPNMALPIQQVQVRQYLSCSSLKKDISLHWHALTVFLCTALFLNASAAVLISSGLALKRLLRSRGDPKLWVNARRATGSVTAMALAFLLCFVPYHVVRTPYTLAQTKVITDCQTKRQLFLGKESTLLLTVLHLCFDPLLFFYLYSPFRQTVSEVLCCITTPAAGDPEEQQAAEEMMQTTTAALQEEGG; translated from the exons ATgacgcctcctcctcctcctctcgccAACTCCAGCGCTGCAGGAGCCGAGGAGGGGAAGCAATGCATCGTCAACGACCAGATGGCACCCTTCACCGTCCTCTacatcctcatcttcatcatcagtctGCCTGGaaacctgctgtctgtgtggGCATTCATCCGCAGCCCCAGAGCAAAG cagcagagcagcagcgtCTATCtggtcaacctgctggtggccgacctcctgctgctgctggctctgCCCTTTAAGATCCTGAAGGACCTCGGAGCGGCGCCGTGGAGCCTCATGGTGTTCCACTGCCAGGCCAGTGCCGTCACCATCTACATCAGCCTCTACGCGTCCATCGCCTTCCTCGCCTTCATCATTACAGACCGCTATCTGCAG gaCAGCAACACTCTGCGCTCTCTGCGGCTGCAGGAAGTAGGTTTCGCCCGGCTGCTGTCGCTGGTCGTCTGGgtgctgctgcttctcctcaTGGTGCCCAACATGGCTCTGCCCATCCAGCAAGTACAG GTGCGACAGTATCTCAGCTGTTCTTCTCTGAAGAAAGACATCAGCCTCCACTGGCACGCCCTCACCGTCTTCCTCTGCACAGCTTTGTTCCTGAACGCCTCGGCCGCCGTGCTGATCTCCAGCGGTCTGGCTCTCAAGAGGCTGCTGCGTAGCCGCGGTGACCCTAAGCTCTGGGTCAACGCCCGGCGGGCAACGGGGAGCGTGACCGCCATGGCTCTGGCCTTCTTACTCTGCTTCGTGCCCTACCACGTGGTCCGCACGCCGTACACGTTGGCCCAAACCAAAGTCATCACAGACTGTCAGACCAAGAGGCAGCTGTTTCTGGGGAAGGAGTCGACGCTGCTGCTGACGGTGCTGCACCTCTGCTTCGACCCCCTGCTCTTCTTCTACCTCTACTCGCCTTTCAGACAGACGGTCAGCGAGGTGCTCTGCTGCATCACAACGCCGGCAGCCGGTGATCCTGAGGAGCAGCAGGCTGCAGAGGAGATGATGCAAACTACCACTGCTGCACTGCAGGAGGAAGGAGGCTGa
- the gpr171 gene encoding G-protein coupled receptor 171 isoform X2, with translation MTPPPPPLANSSAAGAEEGKQCIVNDQMAPFTVLYILIFIISLPGNLLSVWAFIRSPRAKQSSSVYLVNLLVADLLLLLALPFKILKDLGAAPWSLMVFHCQASAVTIYISLYASIAFLAFIITDRYLQDSNTLRSLRLQEVGFARLLSLVVWVLLLLLMVPNMALPIQQVQVRQYLSCSSLKKDISLHWHALTVFLCTALFLNASAAVLISSGLALKRLLRSRGDPKLWVNARRATGSVTAMALAFLLCFVPYHVVRTPYTLAQTKVITDCQTKRQLFLGKESTLLLTVLHLCFDPLLFFYLYSPFRQTVSEVLCCITTPAAGDPEEQQAAEEMMQTTTAALQEEGG, from the exons ATgacgcctcctcctcctcctctcgccAACTCCAGCGCTGCAGGAGCCGAGGAGGGGAAGCAATGCATCGTCAACGACCAGATGGCACCCTTCACCGTCCTCTacatcctcatcttcatcatcagtctGCCTGGaaacctgctgtctgtgtggGCATTCATCCGCAGCCCCAGAGCAAAG cagagcagcagcgtCTATCtggtcaacctgctggtggccgacctcctgctgctgctggctctgCCCTTTAAGATCCTGAAGGACCTCGGAGCGGCGCCGTGGAGCCTCATGGTGTTCCACTGCCAGGCCAGTGCCGTCACCATCTACATCAGCCTCTACGCGTCCATCGCCTTCCTCGCCTTCATCATTACAGACCGCTATCTGCAG gaCAGCAACACTCTGCGCTCTCTGCGGCTGCAGGAAGTAGGTTTCGCCCGGCTGCTGTCGCTGGTCGTCTGGgtgctgctgcttctcctcaTGGTGCCCAACATGGCTCTGCCCATCCAGCAAGTACAG GTGCGACAGTATCTCAGCTGTTCTTCTCTGAAGAAAGACATCAGCCTCCACTGGCACGCCCTCACCGTCTTCCTCTGCACAGCTTTGTTCCTGAACGCCTCGGCCGCCGTGCTGATCTCCAGCGGTCTGGCTCTCAAGAGGCTGCTGCGTAGCCGCGGTGACCCTAAGCTCTGGGTCAACGCCCGGCGGGCAACGGGGAGCGTGACCGCCATGGCTCTGGCCTTCTTACTCTGCTTCGTGCCCTACCACGTGGTCCGCACGCCGTACACGTTGGCCCAAACCAAAGTCATCACAGACTGTCAGACCAAGAGGCAGCTGTTTCTGGGGAAGGAGTCGACGCTGCTGCTGACGGTGCTGCACCTCTGCTTCGACCCCCTGCTCTTCTTCTACCTCTACTCGCCTTTCAGACAGACGGTCAGCGAGGTGCTCTGCTGCATCACAACGCCGGCAGCCGGTGATCCTGAGGAGCAGCAGGCTGCAGAGGAGATGATGCAAACTACCACTGCTGCACTGCAGGAGGAAGGAGGCTGa